One genomic segment of Hevea brasiliensis isolate MT/VB/25A 57/8 chromosome 3, ASM3005281v1, whole genome shotgun sequence includes these proteins:
- the LOC110662048 gene encoding 60S ribosomal protein L21-1: MPAGHGLRSRTRDLFSRPFRKKGYIPLTVYLRTYKIGDYVDVKVNGAVHKGMPHKFYHGRTGRVWNVTKRAVGVEVNKQVGGRIIKKRIHVRVEHLQPSRCTEEFRLRKKKNDELKAQAKARGEVISTKRQPEGPKPGFMVEGAQLETVTPIPYDVVNDLKGGY, translated from the exons ATGCCAGCGGGTCATGGTCTTCGTTCGCGAACTCGCGATTTGTTCTCAAGACCCTTCAGGAAGAAGGGTTACATTCCCTTGACTGTCTATCTCAGGACCTACAAGATCGGTGATTATGTCGATGTCAAGGTAAATGGCGCCGTCCACAAGGGTATGCCTCACAAATTCTACCATGGCCGCACCGGTCGTGTCTGGAATGTCACCAAGCGTGCCGTTGGCGTTGAGGTCAACAAGCAG GTGGGTGGCAGAATCATAAAAAAGAGGATCCATGTTCGGGTGGAACATTTGCAGCCTTCAAGGTGCACAGAGGAATTCCgtctaaggaagaagaagaacgaCGAATTGAAGGCACAGGCGAAGGCAAGAGGTGAGGTCATTAGCACAAAGAGGCAGCCAGAAGGCCCTAAACCCGGTTTCATGGTTGAGGGTGCACAATTGGAAACTGTTACACCCATTCCTTACGATGTTGTTAACGATCTCAAGGGTGGTTATTAA
- the LOC131178615 gene encoding dirigent protein 22-like — MAKTFPNFLFLLLVPSIFLCSFPTLATPKSNHFSRILSPATLGLKKEKLSHLRFYFHDIVSGRNATAVPVAQAAMTNTSSSAFGLMTMMDDPLTLEPHPSSKLIGRAQGIYASASQTELCFLMVLNFAFTEGKYNGSNLSVLGRNSVFSGVREMPIVGGSGLFRFARGYAQARTHELDLKTGDAVVEYNVYVFHY, encoded by the coding sequence ATGGCTAAAACCTTTCCaaactttctttttcttctcctcGTTCCTTCCATTTTTCTGTGCTCTTTTCCGACTCTTGCTACGCCAAAATCTAACCATTTTTCAAGAATCTTATCTCCGGCAACACTAGGCCTCAAGAAAGAGAAACTAAGCCACCTTCGCTTCTACTTCCACGACATAGTTAGTGGGCGAAACGCCACCGCCGTTCCAGTAGCACAAGCAGCGATGACCAACACCTCCTCATCGGCATTTGGACTCATGACGATGATGGACGACCCCTTGACTCTCGAGCCCCACCCCAGCTCCAAGCTCATAGGAAGAGCACAAGGGATTTACGCATCAGCATCACAAACCGAACTCTGTTTTTTAATGGTCTTAAACTTCGCCTTCACCGAAGGGAAATACAACGGTAGCAACCTTAGTGTTTTGGGACGGAACAGTGTATTCTCCGGCGTTAGAGAGATGCCGATAGTGGGCGGAAGCGGGCTTTTCCGGTTTGCTCGTGGGTACGCTCAGGCCAGGACTCATGAGTTGGACCTGAAGACTGGGGATGCTGTGGTGGAATATAACGTCTATGTCTTCCATTATTga